The region GTCATTTCATCAATTTGAGGTAAAATCTGTTACTTTCCATGTTATTGCTCTTTGTATTTCTTAGGTAAATGTAAACAGTGTTGGCACTGATATAAACGTCAGCATTAGTCCATATTGTGAGCTTCCAAAAGTTTAGTGGGAGCAGTTGCAAATCTCATCACTAAGACAGAAAaccattaaaattaaaagagaaaacCATTGAAATTCAAGCACATGTGGCtcagtgatgtcatagttagatTAATGATGATAGTTGGGTATGCTTTTTCTTAAACTATTACCATTATTGGAAAAGCATTGATAAGCAAGATCATTTGTATTGAAACAGGTcttaaaacatttcatattcAAAATAAGGACTGAAAAGAAGAAGGCTCCAATATGTTCATGAACTTGCTTGGCAATCATACATCTGAAATATGAACTAAAATCACCCATAGCTATGAGTGCACAACTGGAAATATCAGCTTCTAGTTACCATGGATACCGGTGTCTGTATCTCATCCATGATCCTATTTGTTCATTTCGGAACAGTTAGCATGCACGAATATGAACCTTAACTCTCAGTTAATTACTTCTCTTGCATTCTTCAAATTTTCAAGAGTTTTATTTCGATGGAAGAGAACTTGGTCTGTATATCCTCACGGGACAGGTTTCAGATGGTTTGTTTGGTTTGATCATATCGTCATCTAATATTATAAAGGCAAAACTTTTCAACAAGCTTTGTAGGTCTCAGCCCCAGAAAGAGAATTTTGAACACACAGTGTTCATCAGTATACCTGACACTCTCCAGGATCAACAATGTGAAAGTGTTGTCCAACATACCTCTACACATATTAAGTACACTTCTTCACGTAATACTCCAATCTGGAGTAGCGTCACTTTATTGTCCAGTCATACATGGACCAGAAGGAGTGCCTTATGTTTGTTGTCCGATGTACCTCTACTCATATTAAGTACACTTATTCACGTAATTCTCCAGTCTCCAAACCCTGGAGTAGCGTCACTTTGTTGTCCGGACATACATGGACCAGAAAGAGTGCCTTATGTATGTTGTCCAACGTACCTCTTCACATATTAAGTACACTTATTCATGTAATACTCCAAACCCTGGAGTAGTGTCACTTTATTGTCCTGTCATACATGGACCAGAAGGAGTGCCTTATGTATGTTGTCCAGAGTATTATACACAATACAGGACCAAATGGAATCACTTTGTTTTGTCCCACCTCCAGATGGTTCCATTATCACAAACACATAACAGAATTCCTGCATCTCTACTCAGGGCTGTCTGTCTAATGGCCGTCGTACACTTTGGATGAGAGAATGTTGAGAATCTGAAACGAGATGATTGAAAGATGATGAAACAATATAGTTGGTTTGTATCTAAGCATTTGTTGTATTACaacatatatgatatttaatGACTTCATAATTAAGATAACTTGTCTGCTGAAAAATAGCTAGAGGTCTTAGTTTGGACAAGTATAATAGCAAACAGAACTAAACagaacaaaacaattaaagagCTGCAATTTTTGCATCCTAAAACTAGCTTAATTTTGTtaaacttgtttgttttggaaaaaaataagcACTATAAGAGGTGGGTCCAGTAAACAATCCTATTAAGGCTATTAAAACTATTAAGGCTGCCATTGTtactaatgcatattcattaagtCAATGGGTACTATTGAATAATCATTATCCTTACCTGGACTTCTGAGGGTCATCTACATTGATATCCCAAACAAAGACTTTACCAATTTGATTACCGAGAGCAATTACCtgaaaaatgtaaaagacaAGATAACGTAAACATTTATACCTGTTTATTCCAAACATGAACTACACCTTTTTTggaggcagggggagggggtttggtATGTGTCATTATTAAAAACTTCTTGAATCAAATAGCAGgcattatttatataaacaGTGACCACTTCAAGAACTGAACACTGCTCGAATTTGTAACATATCCTCTGCCAATAAGCGATACTTAAGTTACTCTCTGCCATAAATCAGTACTTAATTTACCCTCTGCCAATAATCAATATTAACTGACCCTCTGCCAATAATCAATATTAACTTACCCTCTGCCAATAATCAATATTAACTTACCCTCTGCCAATAGTCAATATTAACTTACCCTCTGCCAATAATCGATAAGAAACTTAACCCTCTGCCAATAAGCGATACTGAATTTACCCTCTGCCAATAATCAATATTAACTTACCCTCTGCCAATAATCAATATTAACTTTCCCTCTGCCAATAATCAATAATTAACTTACCCTCTGCCAATAATCGATACTGAACCGCATGAACCAGATATCACAACTCGTGTACTCAAACCTGTAGAGTACGGTGACCTGCGTCTCATTGGGCTTGACGTCCTCTAAAGGTGTGTTGATGCTCCCTGGCTTCCAACAGATGATTGCATTCTCACATGACTATCGGTaagaagaaataaattcatGATCTCTTGCCATGTTTTATATGAGAACATTATTAAATGCACAATGTACACAAAGGATATTCTAGTTTTGACCATTGTTGACTTCGCATGATCAGCATGGTTAATGCTCTGGTGTGGACCTACACATCAAAAAGGATATTTATTCAAGCTATACTTTTGGAGTTGAACATGATTAGAAAGCTTCAGACTTTAGACTTCTAGTGATCTTAAAATGACATGAAAAATGATCAGACATTTTCAACACAAAAACTTTAAAGATTCAGTATGGGTAAGAtgcaaaaatttcaaaatgtccCCCAAAAGAGGCATATTCCATCTCAAAAGATGTGTCTGACAATCTTATAAATAGAACTAACAAAGTGCTTAGCAAGAACTGATACCTTTGACAAAACGAAGTCTCCCAACCACCTCACGCAGTCAACGTAGTTACGATGAATGTCCCTGGTAGAGAAGTCTGGAATGTTAACACACATTGATTTGAACGGTCTGCgagaaaaaaaacacccaaAATTACTCAAGTCAGATGTTGAGTTTAACATTATTTGTAAATTCTTCTCTAACTCTAAAATCTCATTAACTGCATAAAAACCTTtctaaactgtttttttttttttgtaaataaatcaGCTTTGCTATGCCCACATTCACTTGTACTTTGGACAAAATAAAGTCAACATACATTTCCAGATTACCCAATAGGCAGATGTGGCAAGTGTCATGTGACCCCCAAGGTCAAGCGGCTTCTGCGAACACTTCCATACAAAACATACCAACATTATATTTTCGTATTATGCCTGCAAAAACTTGATAACGAGGAGAACAGGGCGAGCAAGCATATGGTGCGTTAGGGCCTTAGAGTGTGTTGTTAATCTAGCACTTTTCAAAATGAATACATCCATTAATTTTGAACACAGCCAGAGATAACTAGCAATTAATTTCTATGTGTTTTTGGGCACATGCACAAAGCGATATTGTTAGTGAAACAAACAAGACACTTGCCACTAACGTTGTGAGGGTGACCATACCTCTCCTAATTCACGTAAAAATGCAAGCAAATAATTTGAAACTAGCCACTTTTAAATTTTACAAGTAGGTACAGAAATTAAACAATTCATTGGCAGGATACCAGAGAACTAGAGGCAGGCCTCTCTGCCACTTTTCTAGCTAAACGTCACTGTGAGTACAAATGGGTCGAATCCTAGTCCATCTCACTCATAACTATAGTAACAGATCAATGCACATTCATGAATATGGATCTTTTCATTATGAAAAAACAGGACAAAATGttttttgatggggggggggggtgaggatcACAACCAATGGGAATATGaatcaatataataataaactataGTTTgtcaatattatcattatttaataatattgaCCAATCATTTTACTTACTTGGGACTTTTAGCAGAGTTGTAGAGATAGGAAGCCTTTATCGTTTCCTCGATTGAATTTTTATTGAGACGCCACATCTTGAGGGAATGATCCATTCCACAGGAAATTATCCTAGTTCCATCAAGATTGAAATCCTGGTtgacaaaaacaatgaaaattataTTATCTCAAAattagaattaaaataaaattgatttggtATTAATATTCAGGAGAATGCCAGATAGCATAAAATGATACCACAGAGTAATAATCACCAATTCAGAAAGGGTTAATGTATGTCTGAAAACAAAGctaaaaatattttgtgacaAAATACATGACAAGTTTTTTAGGCATGCTAACAGTGCTCACTTCTTTGAAGAGGCAATAAATACCAATTTGCTaatctttctttatttgtgGTTGTTTTTATGATGGCGATGGTGACAACAACATGTTGAAGACTTAACAAACACCTCCAGGTGAGACTTTACTTTTTAAGTAAGAACATTTAGAAATGcttgaatattcatgtacacTTTGCTTCTACAgacagttgggacaatttctgAATGTTAATACCTCtgtaaactgtactccaatatcatgctctcaaagcgcttgtattgacagtacaaacagttcctaaccttaatctgatagaaacatgacaTTCATCCTGCTcgtactgtcaatacgagtgccctgaagcgggacatgacactacagtaaagaaaaaattgtcccaactgggtggctTCTAAGAGTTGACTTACAGCACTGAGAACCTCATCTCTGTGGCCTTCTACTCCACCAAAGACTATCACTAGAACATTTGTCTTGACATTCCACAGACGAAGAGAATTGTCTGGAGATTAAAACAGACAACAAAAAGGAACGTCACAATTGAAAAATGGAGCAGTAACAGAGGTTATACCCACATTGTAGAGGCACAACCTATCACAACATTCTGCTGTTATTATGTGATGACCTCCAGGGAATAAGTTATATGGTATCTAGGACAGAAGAATGCTACAAAAGATAGCCCATGATTATAAAAATCACCACAAGATGCATAGCAGGTTTGGTGCCTTGAATACTAATATGAACAACCTTCACAGATTCCAACAATTGTTATGGAAAGTCCAAAGACTATTATCTCAACActgctttttgttttttctagAAGACAGTTCTAGGAAACTGCCTCAATTCCTTTCATCACaaactatatttattttatttattttttggggggggttttatttatagaaaaaaaaccttaagcCAACTGAGGATTTGAAGTTAGATCCACTTGACTTTCTAACTGCTTACACTATGTCATTAATTTATATGTGACTTATACATAAACATTATGCATAACCTTTACATAGATGATGAACATATCAAATTCCAAATATATTGTTGTAACCATAGTTGCTCTACAGTCAGTCagttaaaaaaataaagcaGAAGTCTTACCTTTACTAACTGACATTAACAGATTGCAGTCGTTGGGGTGTATTTTTAATTCATTGACTGGGTTGCCGTGGGCAACAATATGctaaaacagaacaaagaacaAAGCTTGTTTTCAGTATCCCTACTACCAGAGAAAGACACTTGGTGTGTAACAGTTGGCATTTGTAAGGTTTCACAGTTACCACATTAAGTAAAATAATACACGCTGAAAAAACAATGCCATCAGATTTCATTACAGTAATGGTCACAAATTCAAGGCAATTGTGGATATAAAAGTGTAGAAAGTTATATATTAATGTTACATATCAGTGCTTGTGACATAGCATTAATAATACATTTGTTCATGCTAATGTAAAAAGTCATTGTCTAAAGTGACTCCATTCACTGAAAATGCAGTAACATTTAGTTGCATTATAAACGATCAGGTTAATAAGCTTTACGATTCTCTcagtcattttgatttttttaccaacatgtatatcaatttcTCAActcatttaatttacatttgattACTTTACGGTAGTAGAAATAAGTCAAATTTATTTCTAACCTTGACACACTGCAGTGTTATTGGACTAATGATTCTCAGTATACCCCTCGAACCTGCGGCTGCTAGAAGGGGAAGACCAGTCGTTTCTTCGTACATCCAAGCGACACAATAAAAATTTTCATTCGACTAGAAGACTTGTTAAGCAGATATCGACAACCTTTACAGTTAAAAGACTAATCTTGGCATTACTATATGTAATCTATTTGAGTATTCTTAGGGGACCTACAGGCTCTAACTGCAACATACCACGTCTCATACTCCCTCAAGCAAACTAATAAATGAAATGCaacatctgtatggattcttGTACAAAATGAAGATTTAAATTATTTCACACTTCAGCTTCAAAAAGTACTTAGATTCTGATACAGGATAGATACATGGTGCaatgtaatttatattttagtgaATCTTTACAGACTTTAAAGGTGCAACAACAGACTCTTTCTCAAGAGAATTTCACACATCACTCTGCACCAACAATCTCCCTGTTGTAACACTTAACCCTGTCATTAATTCCCTACTTGTTATCATGAAAACTGAACGAAAATAACATGAAGGGTACAATGTGGTTTATGTCAAAACAAATTCAGGTTGCTCTATTTATAGTTccaagcattttttttttcagtccaTGATAAATCCTAAGTTTAAGTAAGGATACATCAGCATCAACATAGCTCTGTAGAAGTTTTATCCCAGTCGAGTCACCAAGCTCATAAACAGAGACCCTGTTACTTCCTGCTGTGGCAAAGGTTAACGTGTCTCCCTCCTTGTAAAAAGGATTAATAGCCACACCAAATATTGGCTGGTCATGCTCTTCCTAAATGCAAGATATATTTAGAAAATGAGGAACACAAAATAttcttttacaatattttatacTCTCATGTGTACTTCATATATGCCACTGCATGGCATAGATATAACTTATTTGCTTTCGCATTGCAAAATACTACGCCAAATGGGCAAATTGGGCCACCTTACTTTAGCCGGCCTATATTTCGACCCTTCACATCCCACATGCTAGGTTTTGAGACCAATAAGCACAAATTAAAGTGATATATAAGACATTAACAATTACATGTGCATTTTCTTGTACTCTTTGAATGAATTACCTCACCTTGATATAAGTTGTACATTTGTAAGCTGGCTTCCCCTTTAAGTGCTTTCGTCTGCCTCTTCTGATAATGCCATCTCCAGTCCCAGAACTTCCAGTGTAACTGGTAGGAGTTGCTGATCTTGAGTTACTCTCCAGAGTTGGTGTGCTTACTTCACTGACCGTTTCCTCTAACTCCTGAaggaatattatttaaaaatgtcatgttgatattaatattttgaattattataAACGTAGATAAATAAATAGACAGTTCTAGAGATGACATCCTATATCTACTGCTATACCCAGAGTAAACTAAAAGACATACTATTTTTAAGAGAATGATACACTGCTTTTGAGAATTCTGAAGAGAACTTAAGTTTTATGACTATCTGGTTGAAACTTATTTGAATATCAAAGCAAGAACTTTGTCAGAACATGGGTACAGATCTCCAATCCTTGCTTTCAAAGAAATAAGGAGATTTACAATTTTCCATCCCtattcccctcccccaaataGGTAATTGTGGAGAAGTATGGGTGGCTGGGAGAAATTggtaaaaaataacatttaaacaaGGTAGTCCAAAAATAACAGAAACACAAAGGCTGTGTTAGTGTTAATGCTGCAGAACACAATGAAATGATCATTTGATTCAATAATACTGAGATAGTATTGGGTAGGAGCAACACTGAAAGTGCTACTGCTACTCCGTGATAACGCATGACATGCAACTTTCGCATAACTAGGCCTACAAACTACCAAACATAGGATATGCCTATGGCGAATAGAAAATAACACAGAATGAAATTGACAGGATACTATTACTAAGTTACGGAAAATTACTGAAACTTAACCACGTCATCACTAGTTCCAGTATCTTGGCTGCTTTCCCGAATTAATGGGAGCTTCTTTCTTTTGGACGGTGGCTCCAAAGATTTTCTTTCCGTGTCACACATGTTCGTTTGTTACCGGATCCCTGTGTTGTTAAATTTTCGGAAATTTATATCCACCATCAAACTTGACAAAGCGCGCCAAGTTTTCTGACTTTGTAATGTTTAATAGTGCCCTCTAATTGTGCAGTTTACATCTGGGATTCAAGATGGCAGAATCCCGAAAGCTATCCGTAGAACAGCGAGCAGAACTTGAAAGAATAGCCATAAGAAACAGAGTTAAGCTACAATATCAACGGATGATCAATGATCCAAGAAGGCCAAACACTGGTGTAAGCGTCACAATTAATACAGAGCTTTATATGTTGTATTTGTCACACCACAACTCAGAACTTAGTTATCTAGCCACCCAACAGTTAGGCATTGGCCGTGCTTAACGTAATGTTAGGGAacttagcctaggctaggcctaactacTAACTAGTAACAAATAGCAGCTAGGACCACAGTAACCCGATAGTCCTAactaaaggcccggtcacactataccgatattttatcggaatactatccgattttcccagaggaatcgaaacagacggtttttcgttcgggtcttctagccacagtgataaaggacctgatttgctatctgttgagccattccgatgtggaatagccctctcctaacttttgatattgactccgtttccttttatcggttagctatccgatttctcttccgatttttatcgtttttcgatgtgacgtcacttcagaatgtagtcagttctagaacccctcagatttgaagtaggtattcgaatattctactgcattcattacattcactaccacaaacctcactcttcggcctaaaatcggaaaaatcggaccgtattccgataaaatatcgctgtagtgtgaccgggccttaagatTGCGATGATATAGCGGAACAAGAATATACATCACCAAAAACTGAGTGATATTCAATAACAataggattttttttctgtcgtTTTCCGGAGTCTTTAACTGGTGTCTGATTTCTGTCTTTTTGTCTGAAATTTTTATACAAACTTTAGTAGAAATAGAACGAAGTTAGAACTTGGAAGTAGGCTTAAACTTAAAGGTCTAAGtactgtatagaccccaactatagcacgctatcttGGAAAAGTTCCTTGAGATTATGTAATCGACTTGTCTTGGTTGTAAAATGACCACtatttaccaattagtctgcaacgcctgttacatatttatgagggtctttgtttggacgctgtatgattaactacacaagacatgaacatatttccacaaagtgtttacacaaagagcctagtAATGGTGTTAAGAAACTACACAGACTAATTGTTGAGTCTGAGGTCGATttaccgtggcaggtcgattacgttaCAATcaaaaactttcctagctatagcgtgctataattggagccaataaagcagatctcaAAGGAGTAACGTTACTTGTTACGATAAGACCATAGGCCTACCACCTGACCAGTAACAGAATCAGGGTTCATATGGGAAATTTAGACAAAAGAAGTTGTTGTTTTTACAGGCCTAGATAGTCATTATATTTGAAAAACGTCATGAAGGGAATTTGGTTTCATTATATGAAAACAATAGACAATTACCAAGATGTCAGATAATTGTGTACTGTGAATTGATTTTCTGCATATCAACTCTAATGGGGTTGTGTGTCATTAACTTATGATTTTTAATATTGCAAAACTCAGAATAAAGTGGTTACAACTTGTTAAAGTTTTCTTTATTGCACTAATTTAATGCTCTTATATTTTAACATCAGGTGGGGATATCCACATGTTTATTGTTAGTTATCTACCTGGGCCGTTAGTACTATACTCTACTGTGTAGGGGTTGCCTGTGCATACCCATGATATTGATGTTTACTAAACTTTTGTATTTGGTTAATATATTAAcactacatatatatgaatgtcTTCAAAACACATTACCTACTCAAACTGTTCCCTGTCATAAATTGTTATATTAGGATTTAAATGTtttcactgtatgtttattGATGCTCCATGAAGTTCGTGAACAACCTCCGCACATTAAAAATTCTTGTACATAAATAGGCTTACCAGATGTCCGGTTTTACCCGGACATGTCCAGTTTTCGTGACTAATGCGAGCGTCCGGGTGGATTTTCCAATTTGGCAATATTATCCGGATTTCATGAATTTCACACAGGAATTGACAGGTTTTCCCTAATTTAGCCTCACGAGTCACAAGCAAATGATTTCCAACTAAATTTATACGCAATAAACGCGTACTCGTGTCGTCTGCTACCTACCATATATGGACAGCAGTAGAGACACACACCACTTTCCTGCACGCAGGCGGGCGTTCACAAAGTATagtacagggatgtaagtcttccgtatttttacggaaatccggtttcttttttttcagggatgtaagtcttccgtatttttacggaaatccggttttgtttaattccaataaagttccacaaaattgttcgaatatcaaagacacaatgcggcaaaaatgcctggcccgttgcagcaagctaacttcaactttcactcatcgatcaatcaaaataccattcctgtttcgcatcatcgcattgcactgtacaacattgtgccatgtgaatatcgttgcgtacgtgcgaacttcaaatcgccatagctcatttctgtcgttgaaaaaccttgcctaattcacgttgattggactgctaattaatatcttcgtaactgctggtgctcgacataactttcggaattaacgcttgtgatatttgtgagcggtggaaatctacgggattcgcatatgaaagtcgatatttgtgatcgcattcgaatttgagactgttttttattccgtagttcgctgtgacgtattcgtaactttgagctagcctaacataacgatagtgtgtaagtagtgagaactaggggtaagatgtgttagcgctaatacttctgagctagcctaacataacgatagtgtgtaagtagtcagagctaggagtaggatgtgttaggacggcattcacccggggtctccgaatagttttccggttttttttttggctgcacttacatccctgatagTAGAACGCAGTCAATAGCGTGAACATACTGTAATTATGAGTGTTGCCCTATCTAACATAATGTCAGTTTTAGGCAGAGTATCACGCGCACCAATCTAAAGTATGAAGTGTTGTGAATCTGTGATTGAACATCGGCGGCCTTCCTTGTTGAGGAAAATCAGATCCTCAGAGAAGTATGCTTAGGTCCATAAATTCAGAGGAGATTTTTTGGACTCCAATCTGCCCTGTGGCACAGTACactttttgttaattttgtacTAGACTTGGAGCCAAACCATAACTCATTCAAGTTGGGGACCTCCCTGAGTCCCTATTAGAGTGATTTAGATTGCACCATTTGCATCTAGGCACTtttgaaaaacacaaaattttccaaaggggagggggacaccccctcccctttaacCCCTCCAACAGGACGTGGATCAGTGTAGGAAGCGGATCAGTGTCCTgctttttcaaaaacaaatatggTAACCCTATACATAAATGCGTTTGCATATagcgaaccattttacacaCTTAATTCCCGTTGAGATTGGTCATTGATGAAAACCAGTTTTCAACTTAAACTTGCTCCCAGGCGGGATGTAGTGTGTATTCGGGAAGTGGAATGTATGCTGTTTCCCAGAATATATCTGTGTCAAGGCATCCCCAATGTCGGCTTCACAGTACGTACAGTATGAAGTTGTGACGTAGGTCTTGTAACAGGAACGTTCAGTACTATGTATATCATTGGGCTATACTATGACCCAGCCTAAATCTATGGTACATGTAAACAATGAATTTGGAATTTGCGAAACTGGACAAACTTGTCATAAGTAGGAAAATTAGTGGCAAACAAAtactttatattgtatttaaaaaaatcctgGTTTTAAGTAATAAAGGTAAATTACTGTTAACAAGTGAAGAACATATGTCAAGAGTGTCAGGAGTAATTATACCGGGGTGATTTTTGTGATATATGGTATAAATGTTGCGATGCTAAGAGCCGAACAAACTTTAAAGGCTAGCAGGTAATGATCATCGGTCTCATTAACAGTTAAGGTTTAGCTTTTTTACTTCATCTATGTCagtttatcatatttttatcaGATCACCCTAGAATTCGATGTACTCATGGTTTGTACTTGTACTGGTCTCATATCACTTTTTTACATTGTATCAAAGACGACTTGTATATGTCAAGTGAATATTACTTTCTTTCCACTTCACAGATTGATCCTGCCATTGAAAGGTGGAATTTTGCGAGACAAAATGCATACTCATACTTCAAAGCAACCCCAAAGACGACAGTAGTTGGCCTCATAATGGGCATAGGATTACCTGCATGTCTGGTGTTTGCAATTGTGAAGAGCAAAGTAAGTTGTAGGGAATCacttatccagtatcacattgtaaaatgctatgcaaaatggtcagaTTGTTATCCAagtccaaagatgtatagcaaaTTGTCATATCCAAGTTCATGATGATGCATATGTTGTCTAGTAAACAATTCCCATCATGCATCATTCTATGTAGCGCATGGCTTGGATATGATTGAGGAGTGAGAAAATATAGAGAACGTAATTCTTTACACACATATTCTTGCTGCAGTCTTTTCTTACGTACATGTACATCCTACCGTCTAACGGTGTATTGCGAGAACTGCTATTTCGGGAGCCTAACCAAGCTGTGCGCCTGTGCGTTAATACTAATACTACATATGAACCATCCGCTATAACACAAATGTTATATAGGAACCACAGCAGTTCATACAAAACAAGCTTAAGAGCCTATGAAGCTGCTACACAAAGTTTGAACACTATATTACTCCCTGAGTTCCTCTCATAAGAAATTCTTGTATTCAGCTGCAAATGTTGCTTAAAGCTGTGTTTCAGCTTGGTTTTAAGTTTTCAGTATTCTAACCAAAATATTGTAACCAATACATGTCTGTGGTCCATACATGAGTTACAAACATTTGGCTTCTCCTAGTCAAGGAGTGTCTTATGGCATAGGTTATCACAAATACACTTGTTTCCGCCGAGCATGCCTCGAAATTCAGCTATTTAGTGGCGAAACGTCGGTGTATTTTGCTGTTTGCCATTAgaaaaatatttgcattgtATAATTTAAGCATTTGGCATCAGTGAGCCACCGAAACAGTTATTCCATCAGAAAGCACTTAATTAAACAGATCAATATAATAAACTAATGGAGGGAGCGGTTTGCGTGTAGCACCCACCAATAACTAATGAACATTTAGACTGTTTGCATCAGATCGACAATTTCCTGCAACTGTACCAAGAGATTGTTCAAATTAAGACTGCAATTAGTGGAATTAAGACTGCAATTAATGGAACTATGTTGTCTTTGTATGTTTCTTTGCCAAATGTTTATTACTTAGCCAGTAGAAGCTTATCATTTCTGTTGATTCTGAATGTTGTGTCACCCATTTTTTATATGAGTATTGAtcacaaaaaagaagaagaaataactgctttttttcaaaatttaggACTTTGTcttcaatatatttcaatgaaaactaACTGATACTTGGATGAGTTTTAATATGAAAGTCATCAAAAATCAAACCAGCTACTTTATGTTGACAGGTTTTTGAAATCATGTTAACCTGAGATTCTGGGGATTTTGGGAAGTAGAATCAAAAGTAACATAAGTAGAATAG is a window of Apostichopus japonicus isolate 1M-3 chromosome 21, ASM3797524v1, whole genome shotgun sequence DNA encoding:
- the LOC139962592 gene encoding polycomb protein eed-A-like gives rise to the protein MCDTERKSLEPPSKRKKLPLIRESSQDTGTSDDVELEETVSEVSTPTLESNSRSATPTSYTGSSGTGDGIIRRGRRKHLKGKPAYKCTTYIKEEHDQPIFGVAINPFYKEGDTLTFATAGSNRVSVYELGDSTGIKLLQSYVDADSNENFYCVAWMYEETTGLPLLAAAGSRGILRIISPITLQCVKHIVAHGNPVNELKIHPNDCNLLMSVSKDNSLRLWNVKTNVLVIVFGGVEGHRDEVLSADFNLDGTRIISCGMDHSLKMWRLNKNSIEETIKASYLYNSAKSPKPFKSMCVNIPDFSTRDIHRNYVDCVRWLGDFVLSKSCENAIICWKPGSINTPLEDVKPNETQVTVLYRFEYTSCDIWFMRFSIDYWQRVIALGNQIGKVFVWDINVDDPQKSRFSTFSHPKCTTAIRQTALSRDAGILLCVCDNGTIWRWDKTK
- the LOC139962594 gene encoding NADH dehydrogenase [ubiquinone] 1 beta subcomplex subunit 4-like, with translation MAESRKLSVEQRAELERIAIRNRVKLQYQRMINDPRRPNTGIDPAIERWNFARQNAYSYFKATPKTTVVGLIMGIGLPACLVFAIVKSKTKENERIDKGLQKKPRNYLAF